One stretch of Lacrimispora sphenoides DNA includes these proteins:
- the murQ gene encoding N-acetylmuramic acid 6-phosphate etherase: protein MIDLSVLTTESRNPDTMNLDEMTPLQIAAIMNQEDEKAVKAVEEVLPQIATAIEWATDSLKAGGRIIYIGAGTSGRLGVLDAVECPPTFGVPRELVVGLIAGGDKAFVEAVEGAEDSETLCEAELKEIGLTSKDIVIGLAASGRTPYVIYGLDFANKTGCHTVAIACNKGSDVGKKAKLAIEPVTGPEVLTGSTRLKAGTAQKMILNMISTGSMVGIGKAYENLMVDVKQSNEKLVVRSQNIVMTATGCTREEAETVLKQAEGHVKTAITMILLDCDPEDARQKLSQAGGKIRKALK, encoded by the coding sequence ATGATTGATTTGTCAGTGCTGACAACAGAGTCCCGCAATCCGGATACCATGAACCTGGATGAAATGACACCGCTTCAAATTGCGGCTATCATGAACCAGGAAGATGAAAAGGCCGTAAAAGCCGTGGAGGAAGTGCTCCCACAGATTGCCACAGCAATCGAATGGGCAACAGACAGCCTGAAAGCAGGAGGCCGTATCATATATATTGGCGCAGGAACATCCGGTCGTCTTGGAGTACTGGATGCGGTAGAATGTCCGCCCACCTTCGGCGTTCCCAGGGAACTGGTAGTAGGCCTGATCGCAGGCGGAGATAAAGCGTTTGTAGAGGCAGTAGAAGGAGCCGAGGATAGTGAGACCTTATGTGAGGCAGAGTTAAAGGAGATTGGTCTTACCTCAAAGGATATTGTAATCGGACTGGCGGCGTCCGGCCGAACACCTTATGTAATCTACGGCCTTGATTTTGCAAATAAAACAGGCTGCCATACCGTAGCCATTGCATGTAATAAAGGATCTGATGTAGGAAAAAAAGCAAAGCTGGCCATTGAACCGGTGACAGGACCTGAGGTATTGACCGGATCAACCAGATTAAAGGCAGGAACAGCACAAAAGATGATCCTCAATATGATTTCAACAGGAAGCATGGTTGGAATCGGGAAAGCCTACGAAAATCTTATGGTTGATGTAAAGCAGAGCAACGAAAAGCTGGTAGTAAGATCACAGAATATTGTGATGACAGCAACAGGCTGTACCAGAGAAGAAGCCGAAACGGTATTAAAACAGGCAGAAGGACATGTTAAAACTGCTATTACAATGATATTGCTGGACTGTGATCCAGAGGATGCAAGACAAAAGTTATCACAAGCCGGAGGGAAGATCCGCAAGGCTTTGAAATAA